The following are encoded in a window of Amycolatopsis lexingtonensis genomic DNA:
- a CDS encoding UDP-glucose dehydrogenase family protein — translation MTPARIVVVGTGYVGLTTGACLAGLGHSVTCVDVDRAKVSRLSAGRVDILEPGLADLVTRGLAAGRLQFVVGARDAVRDAQAVFLCVPTPMGAGGSADLRAVEAVTAEIGDVLPAGCALVTKSTVPVGTSERIQAMLGRPDVPVVSNPEFLREGTAVADFLGPDRIVVGSADLAAARWVGELYAELAAPVVVADAASAELVKYAANCYLALKLSYVNSIAELCERLGADITLVTEGMGYDRRIGRTFLKPGPGWGGSCLPKDTIALVKVAESVNYDFKMLTSAIDENIAQRDRIVAKIAGAVGGTLAGARIGLLGLAFKAGTNDLRDSPALAVASVLGALGAELTAYDPAVDGGLDGMTVVDDAYQVAKDADVVVVLTEWAEFKHLDWAAMAELMDGIDVVDTRNLLDPRVLVEAGLAWQGVGRPRAAARIKVS, via the coding sequence ATGACGCCAGCTCGGATCGTGGTGGTAGGTACCGGTTACGTCGGCTTGACCACGGGGGCGTGCCTGGCCGGCCTGGGGCATTCCGTCACCTGCGTGGACGTCGATCGCGCGAAGGTGTCCCGGCTGAGCGCGGGCCGCGTCGACATCCTCGAACCCGGGCTCGCCGACCTGGTCACCCGCGGCCTCGCCGCCGGGCGCCTCCAGTTCGTCGTCGGCGCGCGGGACGCGGTCCGTGACGCGCAGGCTGTGTTCCTGTGCGTGCCGACGCCGATGGGCGCCGGCGGCTCCGCGGACCTGCGCGCGGTCGAGGCGGTGACCGCCGAGATCGGTGACGTCCTGCCCGCCGGGTGCGCGCTGGTCACCAAGTCGACCGTGCCGGTCGGCACGTCGGAGCGGATCCAGGCGATGCTCGGCCGGCCCGACGTGCCGGTGGTGTCGAACCCCGAGTTCCTCCGCGAAGGCACCGCGGTCGCGGACTTCCTCGGCCCGGACCGGATCGTCGTCGGGTCGGCCGACCTCGCCGCCGCGCGCTGGGTCGGCGAGCTGTACGCCGAGCTGGCCGCGCCGGTCGTCGTCGCCGACGCGGCGAGCGCCGAACTCGTGAAGTACGCCGCGAACTGCTACCTCGCGCTGAAGCTGTCCTACGTCAACTCGATCGCCGAGCTGTGCGAACGCCTCGGCGCGGACATCACGCTGGTCACCGAGGGCATGGGCTACGACCGGCGGATCGGCCGGACGTTCCTCAAGCCGGGCCCGGGCTGGGGCGGCTCGTGCCTGCCGAAGGACACCATCGCGCTGGTCAAGGTGGCCGAGTCGGTGAACTACGACTTCAAGATGCTGACCTCGGCCATCGACGAGAACATCGCCCAGCGCGACCGGATCGTCGCGAAGATCGCCGGCGCGGTCGGCGGCACGCTGGCCGGCGCCCGGATCGGCCTGCTCGGCCTGGCGTTCAAGGCGGGCACCAACGACCTGCGCGACTCGCCCGCGCTCGCCGTGGCCTCGGTGCTGGGCGCGCTCGGCGCGGAGCTGACCGCCTACGACCCGGCGGTCGACGGCGGGCTCGACGGGATGACCGTCGTCGACGACGCCTACCAGGTCGCGAAGGACGCGGACGTCGTCGTGGTGCTGACCGAATGGGCCGAGTTCAAGCACCTCGACTGGGCCGCGATGGCCGAGCTCATGGACGGCATCGACGTCGTCGACACGCGCAACCTGCTCGACCCGCGGGTGCTCGTCGAGGCCGGGCTGGCCTGGCAGGGCGTCGGGCGGCCACGGGCGGCGGCGCGAATCAAGGTTTCTTGA
- a CDS encoding SDR family NAD(P)-dependent oxidoreductase, whose translation MQITDTAALVTGGASGLGGATAKALAAKGAKVFALDLAQSIEKAEQVDGITYVEADVTDVEQVEAAVATASGAGVPLRTVVNCAGIGPSARILSKKGRHDLALYAKVIQINLIGTFTVLTVASEAIAKTEPLADDARGVIINTASIAAFDGQIGQVAYSSSKGGVVGMTLPAARDLASHGIRVLTIAPGIVDTPMLATVSDEFRAALAAGIPFPKRLARPDEYAQLALSLIDHDYLNGEVVRMDGSLRMAPR comes from the coding sequence ATGCAGATCACGGACACCGCGGCGCTCGTCACGGGTGGCGCGTCGGGCCTCGGCGGAGCCACGGCGAAGGCGCTCGCCGCCAAGGGCGCGAAGGTGTTCGCGCTCGACCTGGCGCAGTCGATCGAGAAGGCCGAGCAGGTCGACGGCATCACCTACGTCGAGGCCGACGTCACCGACGTCGAGCAGGTCGAGGCGGCCGTCGCGACGGCTTCGGGCGCCGGCGTCCCGCTGCGGACCGTGGTGAACTGCGCCGGCATCGGGCCGTCCGCGCGGATCCTGTCCAAGAAGGGCCGCCACGACCTCGCGCTGTACGCGAAGGTCATCCAGATCAACCTGATCGGCACGTTCACCGTGCTGACCGTCGCCTCCGAGGCGATCGCCAAGACCGAGCCGCTCGCGGACGACGCCCGCGGCGTCATCATCAACACCGCGTCGATCGCCGCGTTCGACGGCCAGATCGGGCAGGTCGCCTACTCGTCGTCCAAGGGCGGCGTCGTCGGGATGACCCTCCCGGCCGCGCGCGACCTGGCCTCGCACGGCATCCGCGTGCTGACCATCGCGCCGGGCATCGTGGACACCCCGATGCTGGCCACGGTCAGCGACGAGTTCCGCGCGGCGCTCGCCGCCGGCATCCCGTTCCCGAAGCGCCTCGCGCGGCCGGACGAGTACGCGCAGCTCGCGCTCTCGCTGATCGACCACGACTACCTGAACGGCGAGGTCGTCCGCATGGACGGCTCGCTCCGCATGGCCCCGCGCTGA
- a CDS encoding gamma-glutamyltransferase family protein, whose amino-acid sequence MFTTRPELAGTFGMVASTHWLASATGMAVLEDGGNAFDAAVAAGFVLQVAEPHLCGPAGQVPGLFVTADDPTPRALAGQGPSPAGATASHFAELGLDLIPGSGLLPATVPGAWDSWLLLLRDYGTKSLRTVLSYAIGYARNGVPLVSRVSDTISAVSGLFTEHWPTSAALWLPGGKPASGLHKNPALADTWERLLREAEAVSGREAQLDAGRRAWSQGFVAEEIDAFSRQAFRDDSGREHAGLLTGDDLASWSASYEDPAFVDVDDWRLVKMGGWTQGPALLQQALLLHGFRDELSFVDGVASERTVHLATEAAKLAFADREAWYGDTDVPLDVLLSASYTDSRRALITDTASASLRPGDARGPARLPAILDSLQGLRAEGGATGEPTVGPQGQTRGDTVHLDVVDAAGNLVSLTPSGGWLQSSPTIPSLGFCLDSRGQMFWLEQGLPNSLAPRKRPRITLSPSLALRDGVPTLAFGTPGGDQQDQWQLCFWLAHVYGGLNLQESIDAPAWHTTAFPSSFYPRSWNPRELVVESRLGESTLDGLRARGHEVVDAGDWALGRLSAVSRSDGLLRAAANARGMQGYAAGR is encoded by the coding sequence ATGTTCACGACGCGGCCGGAGCTGGCCGGCACCTTCGGGATGGTGGCATCGACGCACTGGCTGGCCTCGGCCACCGGGATGGCGGTGCTGGAAGACGGCGGCAACGCGTTCGACGCGGCGGTCGCCGCCGGGTTCGTCCTGCAGGTCGCCGAGCCGCACCTCTGCGGCCCGGCGGGCCAGGTGCCCGGCCTCTTCGTGACAGCGGACGACCCGACCCCGCGGGCGCTGGCCGGTCAAGGCCCGTCGCCCGCGGGGGCCACCGCTTCACATTTCGCCGAATTGGGGCTCGACCTGATCCCCGGCAGCGGCCTGCTCCCGGCGACCGTCCCGGGCGCGTGGGACAGCTGGTTGCTGCTACTTCGCGACTACGGCACGAAGTCGCTTCGCACGGTGCTGTCCTACGCGATCGGGTACGCCCGCAACGGCGTCCCGCTGGTGTCGCGGGTTTCGGACACGATCAGCGCGGTCTCCGGCTTGTTCACCGAGCACTGGCCGACGTCGGCGGCGCTGTGGCTGCCCGGCGGCAAGCCGGCTTCGGGCCTGCACAAGAACCCGGCGCTGGCCGACACCTGGGAACGGCTGCTGCGCGAAGCCGAAGCCGTCTCGGGCCGCGAAGCGCAGCTCGACGCGGGACGTCGGGCCTGGTCGCAGGGGTTCGTCGCGGAGGAGATCGACGCGTTCAGCCGCCAGGCTTTCCGCGACGACTCCGGCCGCGAGCACGCGGGCCTGCTGACCGGCGACGACCTGGCGTCGTGGTCGGCGTCGTACGAAGACCCGGCGTTCGTGGACGTCGACGATTGGCGCCTGGTCAAGATGGGCGGCTGGACGCAGGGCCCCGCACTGCTCCAGCAAGCGCTCCTCCTGCACGGCTTCCGCGACGAACTGTCCTTTGTGGACGGAGTCGCCTCGGAGCGCACGGTGCACCTCGCGACCGAAGCGGCGAAGCTGGCCTTCGCCGACCGCGAGGCGTGGTACGGCGACACCGACGTCCCCCTCGACGTCCTGCTGTCGGCGTCGTACACGGATTCGCGGCGGGCGTTGATCACCGACACGGCGTCCGCTTCCCTCCGCCCGGGCGACGCCCGTGGTCCCGCCCGCCTCCCGGCGATCCTGGACTCGCTGCAAGGACTGCGGGCCGAGGGCGGCGCGACCGGCGAGCCGACGGTCGGCCCGCAGGGCCAGACCCGCGGCGACACGGTCCACCTCGACGTCGTCGACGCGGCGGGCAACCTGGTGTCCCTGACCCCGTCCGGCGGCTGGCTGCAGTCCAGCCCGACCATCCCGTCGCTGGGCTTCTGCCTGGACTCCCGCGGCCAGATGTTCTGGCTGGAGCAGGGCCTCCCGAATTCGCTGGCCCCGCGCAAGCGCCCCCGGATCACGCTGTCGCCGTCCCTTGCCCTGCGCGACGGCGTTCCCACGCTGGCGTTCGGCACCCCGGGCGGCGACCAGCAGGACCAGTGGCAGCTGTGCTTCTGGCTCGCCCACGTCTACGGCGGCCTGAACCTCCAGGAGTCGATCGACGCGCCGGCCTGGCACACGACGGCGTTCCCGAGCTCGTTCTACCCGCGCTCCTGGAACCCGCGCGAGCTGGTGGTGGAGTCCCGCCTCGGCGAGTCCACTTTGGATGGCCTGCGCGCCCGCGGCCACGAGGTGGTGGACGCGGGCGACTGGGCCCTGGGCCGGTTGTCGGCGGTGTCCCGCTCGGACGGCCTCCTCCGGGCGGCGGCGAACGCCCGGGGAATGCAGGGCTACGCGGCCGGGCGCTAG
- a CDS encoding RNA polymerase sigma factor: protein MTEPRVRPDPAFALLGLYETALPEVYGYLLSRCGDRTLAEELTSETFLGAVAACRKEYAPPVSTGWLIGVARHKLADHWRRKEREERGLRLVHDSEPDVEDPWDEQLDALRARQVLDSLGPHHRAALTLRYVDGLGVPEVAGHLGRSVHATEALLVRARAAFRRAYEEKEGRDA from the coding sequence GTGACGGAACCTCGGGTACGACCGGACCCGGCCTTCGCGCTGCTCGGCCTCTACGAGACCGCGCTGCCGGAGGTCTACGGGTACCTGCTGTCCCGCTGCGGCGACCGCACGCTCGCCGAGGAGCTGACGTCCGAGACGTTCCTCGGCGCGGTCGCCGCCTGTCGCAAGGAGTACGCACCTCCAGTGAGCACCGGGTGGCTGATCGGCGTCGCCCGGCACAAGCTCGCCGACCACTGGCGGCGCAAAGAACGCGAGGAACGCGGCTTGCGGCTCGTGCACGACAGCGAGCCGGACGTCGAAGACCCGTGGGACGAGCAGCTCGACGCCCTGCGCGCGAGACAGGTGCTCGACTCGCTCGGCCCGCACCACCGGGCCGCGCTGACCCTCCGGTACGTCGACGGCCTCGGGGTGCCCGAGGTCGCCGGCCACCTGGGCCGGAGCGTGCACGCCACCGAGGCGTTGCTCGTGCGGGCCCGCGCCGCGTTCCGGCGCGCCTACGAAGAGAAGGAGGGTCGCGATGCCTGA
- a CDS encoding MFS transporter: protein MTTTEPAPTSAGAQFRPGLTPAGLVTVLLGAALPIIDFFIVNVALPTINADLHASTATLELVVAAYGIAYAVLLVVGGRLGDSFGRRRLFFWGLWLFTLTSLACGLAPTAGTLVIARAAQGAASALLLPQVLSIIQATTSGEERSRALGLFGATGGLSTVVGQLLGGGLVAADLLGSGWRPIFLVNVPIGLVVLVLARRLPESRAHNPLGVDRLGTLLLAVTLLSLLVPLMEGRALGWPAWTIALLAVFPFAAAALVHVERRLERTGGTPLLPPSVLRLPSVRRGLMVAIPFFAAFGSFMFVYAMTLQEGLHFGPLGAGVALTPLAVAYFTVSMLSSRLVARYGQKVVPVGGAITAIGMVALLCTTLSTWPHVTVLDLAPSMVAIGVGNALAMTTLFRIVLSHVPTDLAGVGSGVMTTNQQTSLALGVATLGSLYAALSGSLGSRDAFALVIGVVALLAAIVAITGRRLPDPRV from the coding sequence ATGACCACGACTGAACCCGCGCCGACCTCGGCCGGAGCCCAATTTCGGCCTGGGTTGACCCCCGCCGGCCTGGTCACGGTGCTACTGGGGGCGGCGCTGCCGATCATCGATTTCTTCATCGTCAACGTCGCGCTGCCGACCATTAACGCCGACCTGCACGCGTCCACCGCGACCCTGGAACTGGTGGTCGCCGCCTACGGCATCGCGTACGCGGTGCTGCTGGTGGTCGGCGGCCGCCTCGGCGACTCCTTCGGCAGGCGGCGGCTGTTCTTCTGGGGCCTCTGGCTGTTCACGCTGACGTCCCTGGCCTGCGGACTCGCGCCGACGGCCGGCACGCTGGTGATCGCCCGCGCCGCGCAGGGGGCGGCGTCGGCGTTGCTGCTGCCGCAGGTGCTCTCGATCATCCAGGCGACGACGTCCGGCGAAGAGCGGTCCCGCGCGCTGGGACTGTTCGGCGCCACCGGCGGCCTCTCGACGGTCGTCGGCCAGCTCCTCGGCGGCGGCCTGGTGGCCGCGGACCTGCTCGGCAGCGGCTGGCGGCCGATCTTCCTGGTGAACGTGCCCATCGGCCTGGTGGTACTGGTACTGGCCCGCCGCCTGCCGGAGAGCCGCGCGCACAACCCGCTGGGCGTCGACCGGCTCGGCACGCTGCTGCTGGCCGTGACGCTGCTGTCGTTGCTGGTCCCGCTGATGGAAGGCCGGGCGCTGGGCTGGCCGGCGTGGACGATCGCGTTGCTCGCCGTGTTCCCGTTCGCGGCCGCGGCGCTGGTGCACGTGGAACGCCGCCTGGAGCGGACCGGCGGCACGCCGCTGCTGCCGCCGTCGGTGCTGCGGCTGCCGAGCGTCCGGCGCGGGCTGATGGTGGCGATCCCGTTCTTCGCCGCGTTCGGTTCGTTCATGTTCGTCTACGCGATGACGCTGCAGGAAGGCCTGCACTTCGGGCCGCTCGGCGCCGGTGTCGCGCTGACGCCGCTGGCCGTCGCGTACTTCACGGTGTCGATGCTGAGCAGCCGCCTGGTGGCGCGCTACGGCCAGAAGGTCGTCCCGGTGGGCGGCGCGATCACGGCGATCGGCATGGTGGCGCTGCTGTGCACGACGCTGTCGACCTGGCCGCACGTGACCGTGCTCGACCTGGCGCCGTCGATGGTGGCGATCGGCGTCGGCAACGCGCTGGCGATGACGACGCTGTTCCGGATCGTCCTGTCGCACGTGCCGACGGACCTGGCCGGGGTCGGGTCGGGCGTGATGACGACCAACCAGCAGACGTCGCTGGCGCTCGGGGTGGCGACGTTGGGGAGCCTGTACGCGGCGCTTTCGGGCTCGCTGGGCAGCCGGGACGCCTTCGCGCTGGTGATCGGGGTGGTGGCGCTGCTGGCGGCGATCGTCGCGATCACCGGACGGCGGTTGCCGGACCCGCGAGTGTGA
- a CDS encoding response regulator, which yields MIRVLLADDQVLVRAGFRVLLETEDGFEVCGEAGDGDQAVALAIEHHPDIVVMDVRMPGVDGLEATRRITANPDLAGTKVLVLTTFDVDEYVYEALRAGASGFLLKDTEPVELLRALRVVASGEALLAPTVTRRLIQEFVGRPENRRVDTSAVREITDREREVLALVAGGMSNDEIAAHLVISTATARTHVSRIMTKIGARDRAQLVVLAYESGLVSPRRPA from the coding sequence ATGATCCGCGTCCTGCTGGCCGACGACCAGGTCCTGGTCCGCGCCGGGTTCCGCGTGCTCCTGGAGACCGAGGACGGCTTCGAGGTGTGCGGGGAGGCGGGCGACGGCGACCAGGCCGTCGCGCTCGCCATCGAGCACCACCCGGACATCGTCGTGATGGACGTCCGGATGCCGGGCGTCGACGGCCTCGAAGCGACCCGCCGGATCACCGCGAACCCCGATCTCGCCGGGACGAAGGTGCTGGTGCTCACCACGTTCGACGTCGACGAGTACGTCTACGAAGCCCTGCGCGCCGGCGCGAGCGGGTTCCTGCTGAAGGACACCGAGCCGGTCGAGCTGCTGCGCGCGCTGCGGGTGGTCGCGAGCGGCGAGGCGCTGCTGGCGCCGACCGTCACGCGGCGGCTGATCCAGGAGTTCGTCGGCCGCCCGGAGAACCGGCGCGTCGACACCAGCGCAGTCCGCGAGATCACCGACCGCGAACGCGAGGTCCTCGCGCTCGTCGCGGGCGGGATGTCGAACGACGAAATCGCCGCCCACCTGGTGATCTCGACGGCCACCGCGCGCACCCACGTCAGCCGCATCATGACGAAGATCGGCGCGCGCGACCGGGCCCAGCTGGTGGTGCTGGCCTACGAGTCGGGCCTGGTCAGCCCGCGTCGGCCCGCCTGA
- a CDS encoding sensor histidine kinase, with protein MRWPPWVGRVVRTVVVTGFVLGATSGASRWQPGATPMTPAAAAWLAATGLTLLLVHRFPLMIFLVTTASAFGYYASGLPGGPVILVPTVALFLLTRQRGPLTAGITGSAALTVLYLVHIVTSGSFALEFGAGFLVVWLVAVIGVGTAVRYQLDALAARREQADEHRHRLAEQERLRIAREVHDVVAHSLAMINVQAGVAAHVADRRPEQAKEALLNIKAASASALKDLRATLAVLRSGEDKAPAPSLAQAGELLDHARDAELAVDVHGEPGDLPAPVDAAAYRILQESLTNVVRHADQPSRVDIRFDRRPGAFTLKVRDDGRGTARPTPGHGLRGMGERAAALGGRCTAGPVDGGFEVCVELPIEGEA; from the coding sequence ATGAGATGGCCGCCGTGGGTGGGGCGCGTGGTGCGCACCGTCGTCGTGACCGGGTTCGTGCTCGGGGCGACGAGCGGTGCGTCGCGCTGGCAGCCCGGCGCTACGCCGATGACGCCGGCCGCGGCCGCGTGGCTCGCCGCCACCGGGCTGACGCTGCTGCTCGTCCACCGCTTCCCGCTGATGATCTTCCTGGTCACGACGGCGTCGGCGTTCGGCTACTACGCCTCCGGGCTGCCCGGCGGGCCGGTCATCCTCGTCCCGACCGTCGCGCTCTTCCTGCTCACCCGGCAACGCGGGCCGCTGACCGCCGGCATCACCGGGTCCGCCGCGCTGACCGTGCTCTACCTGGTCCACATCGTGACGTCGGGGTCGTTCGCGCTGGAGTTCGGCGCCGGCTTCCTCGTCGTCTGGCTGGTCGCGGTGATCGGGGTCGGCACCGCCGTGCGGTACCAGCTCGACGCGCTCGCCGCCCGCCGCGAGCAGGCCGACGAGCACCGCCACCGGCTCGCCGAGCAGGAGCGGCTGCGCATCGCCCGCGAGGTCCACGACGTCGTCGCGCACAGCCTCGCCATGATCAACGTCCAGGCCGGCGTCGCCGCGCACGTCGCCGACCGGCGGCCGGAGCAGGCGAAGGAGGCGCTGCTGAACATCAAGGCGGCCAGCGCGTCCGCGCTCAAGGACCTGCGCGCGACCCTGGCCGTGCTGCGCTCGGGCGAGGACAAGGCACCCGCGCCGAGCCTCGCCCAGGCCGGTGAGCTGCTGGACCACGCCCGCGACGCCGAGCTGGCGGTCGACGTCCACGGCGAGCCGGGCGACCTCCCGGCGCCGGTCGACGCGGCCGCGTACCGGATCCTCCAGGAGTCGCTGACCAACGTCGTCCGGCACGCCGACCAGCCGTCCCGCGTCGACATCCGGTTCGACCGGCGACCGGGCGCCTTCACGCTGAAGGTGCGTGACGACGGCCGCGGCACCGCCCGGCCGACGCCCGGCCACGGCCTGCGGGGCATGGGCGAACGCGCCGCGGCGCTCGGCGGCCGGTGCACCGCCGGGCCGGTCGACGGCGGTTTCGAAGTGTGCGTCGAGCTACCGATCGAGGGGGAAGCATGA
- a CDS encoding VOC family protein yields the protein MPEPFDALRRPSARVEPDPDFAAELRDNLRRSILNGADMTTTEAPAVAAELRSLTPYLAVSDARAALDFYVEVFGAVRRGDPILMDDGRIGHAELAIGDAVLMLAEEYPEIGHVAPREGGASVRVEVPDPDVSVARALERGATLIRAVSDSPYGRGGSFRDPFGQRWLVSQAASPAAGPKPARHGEAMYFTFQVPEAEPAKSFYGAVLGWQFTPGSVSDAWGFSGPGLEGGLWAGDRQVGWKLMYAVDNLEAALTRVREQGGRAGEVENHPYGTTADCVDNQGIEFWLWEKPGK from the coding sequence ATGCCTGAGCCGTTCGACGCGCTCCGCCGTCCCTCCGCACGGGTCGAACCCGACCCGGACTTCGCCGCCGAGCTGCGCGACAACCTGCGCCGCTCGATCTTGAACGGAGCCGACATGACCACGACCGAAGCCCCCGCCGTCGCGGCGGAACTGCGTTCGCTGACGCCGTACCTCGCGGTGTCCGACGCGCGCGCCGCCCTCGACTTCTACGTCGAGGTGTTCGGCGCCGTCCGCCGCGGCGACCCGATCCTGATGGACGACGGCCGCATCGGGCACGCCGAGCTGGCCATCGGCGACGCCGTGCTGATGCTCGCCGAGGAATACCCCGAGATCGGCCACGTCGCACCGCGCGAGGGCGGCGCGTCGGTGCGGGTCGAGGTGCCGGACCCGGACGTGTCGGTGGCCCGGGCGCTGGAGCGCGGGGCGACGCTGATCCGCGCGGTGAGCGATTCGCCGTACGGCCGGGGTGGCTCGTTCCGCGACCCGTTCGGCCAGCGCTGGCTGGTCTCGCAGGCCGCGTCCCCGGCGGCGGGCCCGAAGCCCGCGCGCCACGGCGAGGCCATGTACTTCACGTTCCAGGTCCCGGAAGCCGAGCCCGCGAAGTCGTTCTACGGCGCGGTGCTGGGCTGGCAGTTCACGCCGGGCTCGGTGTCCGACGCGTGGGGCTTCTCGGGGCCGGGCCTCGAGGGCGGGTTGTGGGCCGGCGACCGGCAGGTGGGCTGGAAGCTGATGTACGCGGTCGACAACCTCGAAGCGGCGTTGACGCGGGTGCGCGAGCAGGGCGGCCGGGCGGGCGAGGTGGAGAACCACCCCTACGGGACCACCGCGGACTGCGTCGACAACCAGGGCATCGAGTTCTGGCTGTGGGAAAAGCCCGGGAAGTGA
- a CDS encoding VOC family protein gives MNHLIVPSRNNRESAEFLANLLGLEVGEEWGPFVPVETRNGVRLDFASVPEEDLRLQHYCFLIPEDDFDAVFARLVETGVTYHADPMGKQVGEINHNHGGRGVYFLDPGGNGMEIITQPYEPERRRPTAW, from the coding sequence TTGAACCATCTGATCGTCCCGTCCCGGAACAACCGGGAATCCGCCGAATTCCTGGCGAACCTGCTCGGCCTCGAAGTCGGGGAGGAATGGGGCCCGTTCGTCCCGGTCGAGACCCGCAACGGGGTCCGCCTGGACTTCGCGTCCGTCCCCGAAGAGGACCTTCGCCTGCAGCACTACTGCTTCCTGATCCCGGAGGACGACTTCGACGCCGTCTTCGCGCGGCTCGTCGAAACCGGCGTGACCTACCACGCCGACCCGATGGGGAAGCAGGTCGGCGAAATCAACCACAACCACGGCGGCCGTGGCGTGTACTTCCTCGATCCCGGCGGCAACGGGATGGAGATCATCACGCAGCCGTACGAGCCGGAACGGCGACGTCCGACGGCTTGGTAA
- a CDS encoding class I SAM-dependent methyltransferase, with protein METTRKHKVPEMEGRQARWYAKNRGTEAQLAQYRRQAAETTAGLADGAEILEVAPGPGFFAVELAKRGFRVTGLDISHTMVEIARETGAGLEIDFRQGDITHAPFADESFDFVVCQAAFKNFRQPVAALNEMHRVLRLGGHAVIHDLNHEATGADIGREVASMNVGVVSGFTVRQTLGWLRRRAFTPAQFEELAAQSAFGGCSVTTNGIGLEVRLAR; from the coding sequence ATGGAGACGACCCGCAAGCACAAAGTGCCCGAGATGGAAGGCCGGCAGGCGCGCTGGTACGCCAAGAACCGCGGCACCGAGGCGCAGCTCGCGCAGTACCGGCGGCAGGCGGCCGAGACGACGGCCGGGCTGGCGGACGGCGCCGAGATCCTGGAGGTGGCGCCCGGGCCCGGCTTCTTCGCCGTCGAGCTGGCGAAGCGCGGCTTCCGCGTCACCGGGCTGGACATCAGCCACACGATGGTCGAGATCGCCCGGGAAACCGGCGCCGGCCTGGAGATCGACTTCCGCCAGGGGGACATCACGCACGCGCCCTTCGCCGACGAGTCGTTCGACTTCGTGGTCTGCCAGGCCGCGTTCAAGAACTTCCGGCAGCCGGTGGCCGCGTTGAACGAAATGCACCGGGTGCTGCGCCTGGGCGGGCACGCGGTGATCCACGACCTCAACCACGAGGCCACCGGCGCGGACATCGGCCGCGAGGTCGCGTCGATGAACGTCGGCGTGGTCAGCGGCTTCACCGTCCGGCAGACGCTCGGCTGGCTGCGGCGCCGCGCGTTCACCCCGGCGCAGTTCGAGGAGCTGGCCGCGCAAAGCGCGTTCGGCGGCTGCTCGGTCACCACGAACGGCATCGGCCTGGAAGTCCGCCTCGCCCGCTGA
- a CDS encoding helix-turn-helix transcriptional regulator codes for MTTAVESELRRQELARFLRSRRERITPEQVGLPILGRRRTPGLRREEVAQLAGVGVTWYTWLEQGRDINASEQVLQAIARTLRLDPHEHTHLFRLAGAPEPEGEKDCQVITPSMELMLEKLEPYPVAVRNARCDLLAYNRGYTWLMGDVDSIPFADRNTLVQCLLNPEWRARMLDWETNIPRVIASFRAAMADHVAEPAWKQLVKRLKAESPLFAELWPHHDVNSEPIRTKRYLHPDVGLLRFNFTYLYYGRRSEITVSTYTPADEETAAKLPLVF; via the coding sequence ATGACCACCGCCGTCGAATCCGAACTGCGCCGCCAGGAGCTGGCGAGGTTCCTGCGCAGCCGGCGCGAGCGGATCACGCCCGAGCAGGTCGGGCTCCCGATCCTGGGCCGCCGCCGGACGCCGGGGCTGCGCCGCGAAGAGGTCGCGCAGCTCGCCGGCGTCGGGGTCACCTGGTACACGTGGCTGGAGCAGGGCCGCGACATCAACGCGTCCGAGCAGGTGCTGCAGGCGATCGCCCGCACGCTGCGGCTCGACCCGCACGAGCACACCCACCTCTTCCGGCTGGCCGGCGCGCCCGAGCCCGAGGGCGAGAAGGACTGCCAGGTCATCACGCCGTCGATGGAGCTGATGCTCGAGAAGCTGGAGCCGTACCCGGTCGCCGTCCGCAACGCGCGCTGCGACCTGCTCGCCTACAACCGCGGCTACACCTGGCTGATGGGCGACGTCGACTCGATCCCGTTCGCCGACCGCAACACCCTGGTCCAGTGCCTGCTCAACCCCGAATGGCGCGCCCGGATGCTGGACTGGGAGACGAACATCCCGCGCGTGATCGCCTCCTTCCGCGCGGCGATGGCCGACCACGTCGCCGAGCCCGCGTGGAAGCAGCTGGTCAAGCGGCTCAAGGCGGAGTCACCGCTGTTCGCCGAGCTCTGGCCGCACCACGACGTCAACTCGGAGCCGATCCGCACCAAGCGCTACCTGCACCCGGACGTCGGGCTGCTGCGGTTCAACTTCACCTACCTCTACTACGGCCGCCGCTCGGAGATCACCGTGTCGACCTACACCCCGGCCGACGAGGAGACCGCGGCGAAGCTGCCGCTCGTGTTCTGA